One window of the Cardiocondyla obscurior isolate alpha-2009 linkage group LG05, Cobs3.1, whole genome shotgun sequence genome contains the following:
- the LOC139102844 gene encoding homologous-pairing protein 2 homolog — MAVEAVYNYMKTQNRPYSVNDVVTNLHNEYNKTAIQKVMDKLVTEGKLFEKVYGKQKIYCVTQDSTYDTNELIRIDKELQSHACEVENKYQKIVKEMKEQETLLASLKSSLTLEDVQKEKIALQQSVKQLTHKLDNLMETTSAVEDLQQSKRKAQESLDEYSHEYLKRKRICVEIIDCILESYPGNKDELYEEVGIDSTTV, encoded by the exons ATGGCTGTGGAAGCTGTATATAATTACATGAAAACACAAAATAGACCTTACAGCGTGAATGATGTAGTCACGAATTTGCACAATGAATACAATAAAACTGCAATTCAAAAGGTTATGGATAAACTGGTGACAGAGGGAAAGCTGtttgaaaaa GTTTATGGTAAGCAGAAGATTTATTGTGTCACCCAAGACTCAACATATGACACTAATGAACTGATAAGGATTGACAAGGAACTACAAAGTCATGCTTGTGAGgttgaaaataaataccaGAAGATTGTGAAGGAAATGAAAGAACAGGAAACACTTTTAGCCTCTCTGAAATCAAGTTTAACACTGGAAGATGTCCAAAAGGAAAAGATTGCTTTGCAACAGAGTGTAAAACAATTAACTCATAAATTGGATAATTTGATGGAAACAACTAGTGCTGTTGAGGATTTGCAACAATCTAAACGAAAAGCACAGGAGTCTCTAGATGAATATTCACACgagtatttaaaaagaaaaaggatttgTGTTGAAATAATAGATTGCATTTTGGAAAGCTATCCTGGTAACAAAGATGAACTCTATGAGGAAGTAGGTATAGATTCAACaactgtataa
- the LOC139102837 gene encoding UDP-glucosyltransferase 2-like, whose protein sequence is MRVLSVIFFSLYFFVVCHAYRILGLFPFQAKSHFIMFEQLMKGLARKGHQVDVVSKFPLTKPYPNYTDIVTLPTPMVLVNNMTFEFMHQLLGANPTYAISTVGGNDLCEYLGNPAIKELAQPRDPPYDAVLIEVFGAHCFAIIAHILNIPLIGISTTSLYPWLPPMIAQPEDLALVPSNVLNFHGRMNFWQRLNNVVRTFWDKLYFDYLTRREQDRIIREHFGPDMPSVRELEKKLSLVLINSHITLNGIQSRTPAAVDVGGLHVHDNEQTLKPELEKWMNDSTDGFIYFTFGSMMVIESFPQEFLKVLYASLGKIAPTRVLMKIPNPDRLPPHLPENIYVSPWMPQIKILKHPNIRAFITHGGLMGTQEAIAYGVPMIGIPLFADQFTNVDKYVAKNIAIRLDIQTITEERMDAALNAILRNPLYRETARNLSRQFLDRPLNAIDTATYWIEYVIKYGEDSLRSPAMDMFWWQLSLVDVIGFLLLCAITVIAITIFVIRLTLKMINDNYNSSLHLKKTS, encoded by the exons ATGCGGGTGCTATCTGTGATATTCttttcgttatatttttttgtagtttgCCATGCATACCGTATACTCGGTCTATTTCCTTTTCAAGCCAAAAGCCATTTTATCATGTTCGAACAACTAATGAAGGGTCTGGCTAGGAAAGGCCATCAGGTTGATGTAGTTAGCAAGTTCCCATTGACAAAACCTTATCCTAATTACACCGATATCGTGACGCTGCCAACGCCTATGGTTCTGGTGAACAATATGACGTTTGAATTCATGCATCAATTACTCGGCGCAAATCCGACATACGCAATTTCGACGGTGGGAGGAAATGATCTTTGTGAATATTTAGGAAATCCAGCGATAAAAGAGCTCGCTCAACCAAGAGATCCTCCGTACGATGCGGTGCTCATCGAG gtttTTGGTGCGCATTGTTTTGCTATCATCGctcatatattaaatattcctttGATCGGAATCAGCACTACGTCTTTATATCCATGGCTACCTCCGATGATAGCTCAGCCTGAAGACTTAGCCTTAGTGCCGAgcaacgttttaaattttcacgGTCGCATGAACTTCTGGCAACGTCTTAACAACGTAGTCCGCACATTCTGGGACAAATTGTACTTTGATTATCTAACAAGACGAGAGCAAGACAGAATAATAAGAGAACACTTCGGGCCGGACATGCCGAGCGTACGAGAATTGGAAAAAAAGCTGTCGCTGGTCCTCATCAACTCTCACATCACGCTGAATGGGATACAGTCAAGGACACCTGCTGCGGTAGATGTAGGAGGACTTCATGTCCACGACAACGAGCAAACGCTGAAGCCT GAATTAGAAAAGTGGATGAACGACAGCACAGACGGTTTCATCTACTTTACTTTCGGCTCGATGATggtaatcgaatcgtttccaCAAGAATTTCTGAAAGTGCTTTACGCTTCCTTAGGTAAAATAGCACCTACAAGGGTCTTAATGAAGATACCAAATCCGGATAGACTGCCGCCTCATTTACCTGAAAACATATATGTATCACCTTGGATGCcacagataaaaatattaa AACATCCTAATATAAGAGCTTTTATCACTCATGGCGGGCTTATGGGCACGCAGGAAGCGATAGCGTACGGTGTACCTATGATTGGTATACCACTGTTTGCCGATCAGTTTACAAACGTCGATAAATATGTCGCTAAAAATATTGCCATTCGACTAGATATTCAGACGATTACGGAAGAACGGATGGACGCAGCTTTAAACGCGATATTACGAAACCCTCTGTACAG gGAAACTGCACGGAACTTGTCTCGACAATTTCTTGATCGACCACTGAATGCTATCGACACCGCCACTTATTGGATCgaatatgttattaaatacGGCGAAGATTCTTTGCGATCGCCGGCGATGGATATGTTCTGGTGGCAATTATCTCTCGTCGACGTGATTGGATTTCTTTTGTTATGTGCAATTACTGTTATCGCTATAACAATATTCGTTATACGTCTCacattaaaaatgataaatgataattataacagctcgttacatttaaaaaagacgagctaa
- the LOC139102848 gene encoding A disintegrin and metalloproteinase with thrombospondin motifs like: MFRTILLLCLAGIPFSQCKQLHEYMTPDEVMSIFHKPHDKVPEYEVVPVLHRTVKEDDSKEATNELKLKVFNDDVRLYLNPTEGILASENTPVWTASSDSEAPEGLQYKEVPRAMDYMGIPLQDVSSSSSVLLTPTPNGQIHLDGVLNNIYAIKSLPRRILKDVLYGGHNLYEPHHTKNVTDDEDFAYTHHHVVYKVPTSEPYKDFKITDPENSSRVKRDSPDTIYPEFIIVADYSLYKLLGENMEQTVKYLVSFWNGVDLRYRLLTTPKIRFNIAGIIIGTDWDATPYMQNSRVEVSSVDADRALRSMADYFYREERFPKDFYDMAITMTHLDMCNMITDDFCDPSTLGYAYVAGACDRNATKQSSEAVGIVEDNGGYSGIIPTAHEIGHLIGARHDGNPKGAGDCAAHDGFIMTSGLMLHENGFEWSSCSINAFYDFITEERAKCLYNEPVTMGAPITRVLPGTLMSLDDQCMKALGTPACNKQDASVCIRLECEYPGIEGFCRASAPAAEGSSCGDGLICLNGKCVLEGIIPKDTEKKKLLEKFLPKFVSQKIRKIPWLQLLKKLKDKLKDRLKKRLFA; encoded by the exons ATGTTCCGCACGATACTTTTGCTATGCCTGGCCGGAATACCGTTTTCACAATGCAAGCAG CTTCACGAGTACATGACGCCGGACGAAGTGATGTCTATTTTTCATAAGCCCCACGATAAAG TACCCGAGTATGAAGTAGTGCCTGTATTACATCGCACGGTGAAGGAAGACGATTCCAAAGAAGCTACGAACGAGCTGAAGCTGAAAGTTTTCAACGACGATGTTAGACTGTACTTGAATCCCACGGAGGGTATTCTAGCAAGTGAGAATACGCCTGTGTGGACCGCATCCTCGGATTCGGAAGCGCCAGAAGGATTGCAGTACAAGGAAGTGCCCAGG GCTATGGATTACATGGGAATCCCGCTTCAAGATGTAAGCTCATCGAGCTCGGTTTTACTAACTCCCACACCCAACGGTCAAATACACCTG GACGGAGTGCTCAATAATATATACGCTATCAAATCTTTGCCGCGGCGAATCTTAAAGGACGTTCTTTACGGAGGACACAATCTCTACGAACCGCATCATACGAAGAACGTGACGGACGACGAAGATTTTGCATACACGCATCACCACGTGGTGTACAAAGTACCTACTTCGGAACCGTACAAAGACTTCA AGATTACTGATCCCGAAAATAGCTCCAGAGTAAAACGCGACTCTCCGGATACGATTTATCCAGAATTCATAATAGTAGCCGATTACAGTTTGTACAA ATTACTCGGCGAGAATATGGAACAGACCGTGAAATATCTAGTCTCGTTTTGGAACGGAGTTGACTTGAGGTATCGTTTGCTAACGACGCCTAAAATTCGATTCAACATCGCGGGAATAATTATCGGCACG GATTGGGATGCGACTCCGTATATGCAAAACAGCCGCGTCGAGGTTTCATCGGTGGACGCGGATCGTGCTTTACGCAGTATGGCTGATTACTTTTATCGCGAAGAAAGATTTCCAAAAGATTTTTACGACATGGCGATAACTATGACGCA TTTAGATATGTGCAACATGATAACCGACGACTTTTGCGATCCGTCGACTTTAG GATATGCGTACGTAGCTGGCGCGTGTGATAGAAACGCAACGAAACAATCGTCCGAAGCCGTGGGAATCGTCGAAGACAACGGTGGATATTCCGGTATCATCCCTACGGCTCACGAAATCGGTCACTT AATAGGAGCGCGACACGATGGCAATCCGAAAGGCGCCGGAGATTGCGCGGCTCACGACGGTTTCATCATGACGAGCGGACTGATGTTACACGAGAACGGCTTCGAATGGTCCTCGTGTAGCATAAACGCATTCTACGATTTTATCAC cgAAGAAAGAGCAAAGTGTCTTTACAACGAGCCTGTAACAATGGGTGCTCCGATAACGCGCGTTCTGCCAGGAACTCTGATGTCTTTAGACGATCAATGTATGAAGGCTCTCGGTACACCGGCGTGTAAC aaacaagACGCCTCGGTATGCATCCGCTTAGAATGCGAATATCCTGGAATTGAAGGCTTTTGCAGAGCATCCGCACCAGCAGCGGAAGGTTCTTCTTGCGGCGACGGTTTG atcTGTCTCAATGGTAAATGCGTGCTTGAAGGAATAATACCTAAAGACACAGAAAAGAAGAAGCTGCTCGAGAAATTCTTACCGAAATTCGTCTCCcaaaaaatcagaaaaattcCGTGGTTGCAATTGTTGAAGAAACTAAAGGACAAACTAAAAGACAGACTGAAGAAGAGACTTTTCGCGTGA